The Aminiphilus circumscriptus DSM 16581 genome contains a region encoding:
- the rplL gene encoding 50S ribosomal protein L7/L12, translating into MTREEIIKAIEEMSVLELSQLVKDLEEKFGVSAAAPAMAMPMMMPGMGAAAAPAEEEKTEFDVVLKSAGSNKIGVIKVVRELTGLGLKEAKELVDNAPKPVKEAASKDEAEDIKKKLVEAGAEVELK; encoded by the coding sequence ATGACCCGTGAGGAGATCATCAAGGCGATTGAGGAAATGAGTGTTCTCGAGCTGTCCCAGCTCGTAAAGGATCTGGAGGAGAAGTTCGGCGTGTCTGCCGCAGCGCCCGCTATGGCCATGCCCATGATGATGCCCGGCATGGGCGCTGCTGCCGCCCCCGCCGAGGAGGAGAAGACGGAGTTTGACGTGGTTCTCAAGAGCGCCGGCTCCAACAAGATCGGCGTCATCAAGGTCGTCCGGGAGCTCACTGGTCTCGGGCTGAAGGAAGCCAAGGAACTCGTGGACAACGCCCCCAAGCCCGTGAAGGAAGCTGCTTCCAAGGACGAGGCCGAGGACATCAAGAAGAAGCTCGTCGAGGCCGGTGCCGAGGTGGAGCTCAAGTAG
- the rplA gene encoding 50S ribosomal protein L1: protein MAKMGKRYKGLLEKVEATKLYGFREAVLLVKEIANAKFDESVELHVRLGVDPRHADQQVRSTVVLPHGTGITKRVLVIASGEKQNEALEAGADFVGGEDMVAKIQGGWLDFDAVIATPDMMKSLGRLGKILGPRGMMPSSKTGTATTEVADAVKEIKAGRVEFRVDKFGIIHNGVGKVSFEKENLVENAVTLLRAIVKAKPSAAKGQYIKSLTVTSTMGVPVKVDPNAAQKEVVVTE from the coding sequence ATGGCTAAGATGGGTAAGCGTTACAAGGGATTGTTGGAAAAAGTGGAGGCGACGAAGCTCTACGGATTCCGCGAGGCTGTTCTTCTGGTGAAGGAAATTGCGAACGCGAAGTTCGACGAATCGGTGGAGCTCCATGTTCGCCTGGGCGTCGATCCCCGTCACGCGGACCAGCAGGTCCGCAGCACCGTTGTGCTTCCCCACGGAACGGGAATCACGAAAAGGGTGCTCGTCATTGCTTCGGGAGAAAAACAGAACGAGGCACTTGAGGCTGGCGCGGACTTCGTCGGAGGCGAGGACATGGTCGCGAAAATCCAGGGCGGATGGCTGGATTTCGATGCGGTCATCGCGACGCCGGACATGATGAAAAGCCTGGGACGCCTGGGTAAAATTCTCGGTCCCCGGGGCATGATGCCCAGTTCCAAGACTGGAACCGCAACGACCGAAGTCGCCGATGCGGTGAAGGAAATCAAGGCTGGACGTGTCGAATTCCGTGTTGACAAATTCGGCATCATCCACAACGGCGTCGGCAAGGTAAGTTTCGAGAAGGAGAACCTCGTGGAGAACGCCGTCACGCTGCTCCGGGCGATCGTCAAGGCCAAGCCTTCCGCAGCGAAAGGGCAGTACATCAAGAGCCTCACCGTCACGAGCACGATGGGCGTGCCCGTCAAGGTGGATCCCAACGCGGCACAGAAAGAAGTCGTTGTGACGGAATAG
- a CDS encoding cobalamin-dependent protein (Presence of a B(12) (cobalamin)-binding domain implies dependence on cobalamin itself, in one of its several forms, or in some unusual lineages, dependence on a cobalamin-like analog.), whose translation MQERIAAKGEVLDRGKILLATVEGDLHDLGKNVVGTVLRSHGYSVRDLGKNVPLQRILDAINEDCPQIVGLSALMTTTMLEMERVVWSLHDLQPDVKVIVGGASVTSSFAEKIGASGFAPDAMSAVRLVERLLGDASEVS comes from the coding sequence GTGCAGGAACGCATTGCTGCAAAAGGTGAAGTTCTGGACCGAGGGAAAATACTCCTCGCCACCGTGGAGGGCGACCTGCACGATCTGGGGAAAAATGTGGTGGGCACGGTGCTCCGGAGCCACGGCTATTCCGTGCGGGACCTCGGCAAGAACGTCCCTCTCCAGCGCATCCTCGACGCCATCAACGAGGATTGTCCCCAGATCGTCGGCCTTTCCGCCCTCATGACCACCACCATGCTCGAAATGGAGCGGGTCGTGTGGTCTCTCCACGATCTCCAGCCCGACGTGAAGGTCATTGTGGGAGGCGCCTCGGTGACATCCTCCTTTGCGGAGAAAATCGGTGCATCTGGATTCGCCCCCGACGCGATGAGTGCCGTGCGGCTTGTGGAGCGCCTCCTCGGGGACGCTTCGGAGGTGAGCTGA
- the tuf gene encoding elongation factor Tu: MAKEKFARSKPHLNIGTIGHIDHGKTTLTAAITKTLGRKGYADFTPFDQIDKAPEERERGITINIAHVEYQSDTRHYAHIDCPGHADYIKNMITGAAQMDGAILVVSAADGPMPQTREHVLLARQVNVPALVVFMNKVDMVDDPELLDLVEMEVRDLLNKYDFPGDEVPIIRGSALKALESDGDNEWTEKIWDLVHACDDHIPQPVREVDKPFLMPIEDVFTITGRGTVVTGRMERGIITPGSEVEIVGMQDDKIKSVATSLEMFRKILDDAQAGDNVGILLRGVDKEQVERGMVVAKPGSVKPHKHFKAEVYVLKKEEGGRHTPFFGGYKPQFYFRTTDVTGEIKLPEGVEMVMPGDNSQFEVKLIVPIAMEEGLRFAVREGGRTVGAGVVTQILD; encoded by the coding sequence ATGGCAAAGGAGAAATTTGCGCGGTCGAAGCCGCATCTGAACATCGGCACTATCGGCCACATCGACCACGGGAAGACGACGCTGACGGCGGCGATCACGAAGACGCTGGGAAGAAAGGGATACGCGGACTTCACCCCCTTCGACCAGATCGACAAGGCGCCGGAGGAGCGTGAGCGGGGCATCACCATCAACATCGCCCACGTGGAATACCAGTCCGACACGCGGCACTACGCGCACATCGACTGCCCCGGGCACGCGGACTACATCAAGAACATGATCACCGGTGCCGCCCAGATGGACGGAGCCATCCTCGTCGTGTCCGCGGCGGACGGCCCCATGCCCCAGACGCGGGAACACGTTCTTCTCGCACGGCAGGTCAACGTGCCGGCTCTCGTCGTGTTCATGAACAAGGTGGACATGGTGGACGACCCCGAACTGCTCGATCTCGTCGAGATGGAAGTGCGGGACCTGCTGAACAAGTACGATTTCCCCGGAGACGAGGTGCCCATCATTCGCGGTTCCGCGCTGAAGGCCCTCGAGTCCGACGGCGACAACGAATGGACCGAGAAGATCTGGGACCTCGTTCATGCCTGTGACGACCACATCCCCCAGCCCGTGCGCGAAGTGGACAAGCCGTTCCTGATGCCCATCGAGGACGTGTTCACCATCACCGGGCGCGGTACCGTCGTCACCGGAAGGATGGAGCGCGGCATCATCACCCCCGGTTCCGAAGTCGAGATCGTCGGCATGCAGGACGACAAGATCAAGAGCGTTGCCACCTCCCTTGAGATGTTCCGGAAGATCCTGGACGATGCTCAGGCCGGAGACAACGTGGGAATCCTTCTCCGTGGCGTCGACAAGGAGCAGGTGGAGCGGGGCATGGTCGTGGCGAAACCCGGGAGCGTGAAGCCGCACAAGCACTTCAAGGCCGAGGTGTACGTACTGAAGAAAGAGGAAGGCGGCCGTCACACGCCCTTCTTCGGCGGCTACAAGCCGCAGTTCTACTTCCGGACCACCGACGTGACGGGAGAGATCAAACTGCCCGAGGGCGTGGAAATGGTCATGCCCGGGGACAACTCGCAGTTCGAAGTGAAGCTGATCGTGCCCATCGCCATGGAGGAAGGACTGCGATTCGCCGTGCGCGAAGGCGGTCGTACCGTCGGCGCCGGTGTGGTCACGCAGATCCTCGACTAG
- a CDS encoding methylenetetrahydrofolate reductase, translating to MRHITTRHPGAFSIGAAAYPEGHATCDSLEEDLRHLKEKVEAGVDFLVTQLFFDNDLFFRFAERLDALDVRVPVTAGIMPVLNARQIGRIVSLSGASIPPKFARIMARYENAPEALADAGIAYATEQIIDLLSWGVAGVHLYTMNRPDVTRRIMANIASVRSTLAEEAISP from the coding sequence GTGCGCCACATCACCACACGCCATCCCGGGGCGTTTTCCATCGGGGCCGCCGCGTATCCTGAAGGGCACGCCACCTGCGACTCCCTTGAGGAAGATCTCCGACACCTCAAAGAAAAGGTCGAAGCGGGTGTCGATTTTCTCGTGACGCAGCTCTTCTTCGACAACGATCTCTTCTTTCGCTTCGCCGAACGCCTGGATGCCCTGGACGTGCGGGTTCCCGTGACGGCAGGGATCATGCCCGTTCTCAACGCCCGGCAGATCGGCCGCATCGTCTCCCTCAGCGGCGCCTCCATTCCTCCCAAGTTCGCCCGCATCATGGCCCGCTACGAAAACGCCCCGGAGGCGCTCGCCGACGCGGGCATCGCCTACGCCACGGAGCAGATCATCGACCTTCTTTCCTGGGGTGTGGCGGGAGTCCACCTCTATACCATGAATCGACCGGACGTGACGCGCCGGATCATGGCGAACATCGCCTCCGTGCGCTCCACTCTCGCGGAGGAGGCGATCTCGCCATGA
- the rplK gene encoding 50S ribosomal protein L11 — MAKKVIGEIKLQLPAGKATPAPPVGPALGQHGVNIMEFVKQFNAKTADQVGMIIPAVITVYADRSFTFILKTPPASVLIKKAAGLERGSGEPNKTKVGKVTRNQVEEIAKLKMPDLNANTVEAAMEMIMGTARSMGVEIAD; from the coding sequence ATGGCGAAAAAAGTGATCGGAGAAATCAAGCTCCAGCTTCCAGCGGGCAAGGCGACGCCGGCGCCTCCCGTGGGACCGGCGCTTGGTCAGCACGGCGTGAATATCATGGAGTTCGTGAAGCAGTTCAACGCGAAGACGGCGGATCAGGTTGGAATGATCATCCCCGCAGTGATCACCGTGTACGCGGACCGCAGCTTCACCTTCATCCTCAAGACGCCGCCTGCGAGCGTTCTGATCAAGAAGGCTGCGGGTCTGGAGAGGGGTTCCGGCGAACCCAACAAAACGAAGGTCGGTAAGGTGACCAGGAACCAGGTGGAGGAGATCGCCAAGCTCAAGATGCCCGATCTCAACGCTAATACGGTGGAGGCCGCCATGGAGATGATCATGGGGACCGCCCGGTCCATGGGCGTGGAGATTGCGGACTGA
- the secE gene encoding preprotein translocase subunit SecE, giving the protein MDKLFEFLREAKAELKKVTWPSKQQVWYSTLIVIAVTFMVAAYLGVVDMLLTAVFTRILS; this is encoded by the coding sequence GTGGACAAGTTGTTTGAGTTTCTTCGCGAAGCCAAGGCTGAGCTCAAGAAGGTCACCTGGCCGAGTAAGCAGCAGGTATGGTATTCCACGCTCATCGTCATTGCCGTGACCTTTATGGTGGCTGCCTATCTGGGTGTGGTGGACATGCTTCTTACCGCAGTTTTCACGCGAATTCTCAGCTAG
- the rpmG gene encoding 50S ribosomal protein L33: protein MADNIGLQCTECKRRNYVTTVNKKKQTKKLEKKKFCKFCKGHTLHKETK, encoded by the coding sequence ATGGCTGACAATATCGGACTTCAGTGTACAGAATGCAAGCGGCGCAATTATGTCACTACGGTGAACAAGAAGAAGCAGACGAAGAAGCTGGAGAAGAAAAAGTTTTGTAAGTTCTGTAAGGGCCATACCTTGCACAAGGAGACAAAGTAA
- the nusG gene encoding transcription termination/antitermination protein NusG — MKENRERRWYIIQTYSGYENKVKANLEQRIATMGMEDKIYNVLVPVEERVYVKEGKTKRMRRKVFPSYVLVEMVLEDQSWFVVRHTPGVTGFVGAGNHPIPLSEREVQDIMVKIGKDTTKPKIEIDLKPGDTVRVKEGPFEGQAGPVVEVLTDKGKVKFSVTVFGRETLVEADYTELEKL; from the coding sequence ATGAAGGAAAATCGCGAACGACGCTGGTACATCATACAGACCTATTCCGGATACGAAAACAAGGTCAAGGCCAACCTTGAGCAGCGTATCGCCACTATGGGTATGGAGGACAAGATCTACAACGTCCTCGTTCCCGTAGAAGAGCGGGTCTACGTCAAGGAGGGGAAGACCAAGCGGATGCGCCGCAAGGTCTTCCCCAGTTATGTCCTGGTGGAGATGGTTCTGGAGGACCAATCCTGGTTCGTGGTGCGCCATACACCGGGGGTGACGGGTTTCGTCGGAGCGGGCAACCACCCCATCCCGCTCTCGGAGCGCGAAGTCCAGGATATTATGGTGAAGATCGGCAAGGATACGACCAAACCCAAGATCGAGATCGACCTCAAGCCCGGCGATACGGTTCGCGTGAAAGAAGGTCCCTTCGAGGGACAGGCGGGCCCCGTGGTGGAAGTGCTGACGGACAAGGGCAAGGTCAAGTTCTCCGTCACCGTTTTCGGACGAGAGACGCTCGTCGAGGCCGACTACACGGAGCTGGAGAAGCTCTGA
- a CDS encoding amidohydrolase family protein: MIVDTHVHLTPPRIAAEWRDIAEDEPYFALLAGSKVHKWGTAEELVARMDEEGVDEAWAFGFAFRSMELCRECNDYVLDAAKRFPGRIRPLAVVPPLDPAVESEILRCRNAGCIGVGELFPQGQEWDITDLRQTWRLAGLCDEAGLFLLLHTAEPVGHDYPGKGNVGPREAAAFCTNHPEVRVVLAHWGGGLWLYECMPEMRLVLANAWYDLAASPFLYAPEMLRAASAAGVAHKLLYGSDFPILSRRRYDRFFDEAALDDSFIRAVLGGNAEELLLGRHV; this comes from the coding sequence ATGATCGTCGACACCCATGTTCACCTCACTCCGCCCCGTATCGCCGCGGAGTGGCGCGACATCGCCGAGGACGAACCCTATTTCGCTCTGCTCGCCGGAAGCAAGGTCCACAAATGGGGAACGGCGGAGGAACTGGTGGCGCGCATGGATGAAGAGGGCGTGGACGAGGCCTGGGCCTTCGGATTCGCCTTCCGGAGCATGGAACTCTGTCGGGAGTGCAACGACTACGTGCTCGACGCGGCGAAGCGTTTTCCCGGCAGGATCCGTCCTCTTGCCGTCGTGCCGCCCCTCGATCCCGCTGTGGAGAGCGAGATCCTTCGCTGCCGGAATGCGGGGTGCATCGGTGTGGGAGAACTCTTTCCCCAGGGGCAGGAATGGGACATCACGGACCTGCGGCAGACCTGGCGTCTGGCGGGTCTCTGCGACGAGGCCGGGCTGTTTCTCCTGCTGCACACCGCGGAACCCGTGGGACATGACTATCCCGGCAAAGGGAATGTAGGCCCCCGCGAGGCGGCGGCCTTCTGCACGAATCATCCCGAAGTGCGGGTCGTCCTCGCCCATTGGGGTGGAGGGCTCTGGCTCTACGAGTGCATGCCAGAGATGCGTCTCGTTCTCGCCAACGCCTGGTACGACCTGGCGGCATCCCCATTTCTCTACGCACCGGAAATGCTTCGAGCCGCCTCCGCTGCAGGAGTGGCGCACAAACTTCTCTACGGAAGCGATTTCCCCATCCTTTCCCGGAGACGGTACGACCGGTTTTTCGACGAAGCGGCGCTTGATGACAGTTTTATCCGCGCCGTTTTGGGAGGAAACGCGGAGGAGCTGCTTTTGGGGAGGCATGTCTGA
- the rplJ gene encoding 50S ribosomal protein L10, which yields MPTEARMQQVSMLRELLQRSEAVFIVEYRGMNVKKMTAVRAKVREAGGEMKIAKNTLFRIALAEENSPVPEEMTAGANAFTMAYGDVTAVAKALRDFSKEKGNEMLIIKGGIMGQHVLDQQQVLALADLPSREVLLAQVVGTIAAPLRSLVTVLSGPMRGFVTCLSQIKDEKEKAA from the coding sequence ATGCCGACAGAAGCCAGAATGCAGCAGGTATCCATGCTCCGAGAACTGCTCCAGCGCAGCGAAGCGGTGTTTATCGTCGAATACCGCGGAATGAACGTGAAAAAGATGACGGCCGTTCGTGCCAAAGTTCGTGAGGCCGGTGGCGAGATGAAGATCGCGAAGAACACGCTGTTCCGGATCGCTCTTGCTGAGGAAAACTCTCCGGTTCCCGAGGAGATGACCGCGGGAGCCAATGCTTTTACCATGGCCTACGGAGACGTGACGGCCGTTGCCAAAGCCCTTCGTGACTTCTCGAAAGAGAAGGGGAACGAGATGCTCATCATCAAGGGCGGCATCATGGGACAGCATGTCTTGGATCAACAGCAGGTTCTCGCGCTCGCGGATCTCCCGAGCCGGGAGGTTCTCCTGGCCCAGGTGGTGGGAACCATCGCAGCGCCCTTGCGGAGTCTCGTCACGGTCCTCTCCGGTCCCATGCGAGGATTCGTTACGTGTCTGTCTCAGATCAAGGACGAAAAGGAAAAGGCCGCATGA